The nucleotide window CCCGTCGTGCCACGTGCCGACGAAGTCCTGGCTCACGTACCAGAAAGAGGCGCGCGACGCGCGGCGCGGGATGTGGGCGGACGTTCCGACGCCTAAGCCGTCCACGAGCGAGGGGCCCGACATCTCCGACTTCGAGTGATGGCCGACGCGCGCGATTTCCGGGCCAAGCTGCGCGAGATAGCTCGCGCCCGGGCGCGCGGCGAAAGTCCCCCCCGGCCCCAACCGCCCGCCGACAACGTCGTCGCGCTCGAGCAGTTGTGGCCCGCTTCCCGGGCGGAGGGTTTTTGGCGCTGCCGGCCCGAGTGGCCGAAGGGCTACCCCCCTCCGGAAATCCCCCCCACCTTTATCGGTACGTTCGCGGCCTTCGACGTGGAGTCGCTGGGCCGCACGCCCAAGCCGCTCTTCCTGGTCGGCTTCGGCCGCATGTCGGCGGACGGCGTTGCGTTCGAGCAATACCTGGCCGGCCATCCCGACGAGGAGGGGGCGGTGCTGCAGGCTACGGCTCGAGCCCTCGCCGACGCGGACGTCCTCCTCTCCTACAACGGCCGCACCTTCGACCTCCCCATAATCCGCGACCGCCTGCGCTGGTGGCGGCTGCCGTACGAGGAGCCGCGGCGCCACGTCGACCTCCTGTGGCTCGTCCGGAAGTATTACAAGGAGCGGTGCGATATGCCCGCCTGCGGCCTGGCCGAGGCGGAGCGGTACGTCCTCGGCGTCCAAAGGCCGGCGGACATCTACTCCTCGCAGGTCCCGGAGCTGTACGAGCGCTACGTCAAGATAGGCGACGCGCGGCCGCTCGAGCCGGTCCTGAGACACAACCTCTACGACGTGGCGGCGACGCTTCTTCTTTCCTTAAAAATGGAGGAGGATGTCCGCGGCGAGTTGGAGGATGAGGCGGATAACTGGGCGGATACGGAAGATCTTTTCTAATTACGGTTTAATTGTTGCCGAAAAAAACCGCCGGCCTGTTATGGCCGGCTTTTTTAGTAACCGTTTCAAAGGACCTTCACCCGCGCGGGAAACTCTCCGAAAAAACGCTGAAGAAATCCCGCATAACGTCTACGGCTTTTTCCGCTAAGTGCCGGTCCGGTTTACTCCCGGGGTATCGCACCTCTACCGCCGATACGCTTAAATTGACTAACGCTTCTTCGAGGTCGTTAAAAATGGGCGTATTGTTCTTAATTAAATCTAAAAGAAATTTCAAATCGTGGGTCCGGGGAAAGTCTACGCCGAAGTCTACCAGAAGGGCTTTCATCGCTTTCTCGACGGCTTGTTGGGCGTGGAAGCATACCGCCGCGAACGCGGGCGGCTCCGCGGCTAGCTCGCGTTCCGCGACACGGAAATCCTCGTCGGCTTTGCTAAGCCATTCTTCAGCGAGTGGCTTCACTTATCTCCAGGCCGGTTGACTCGATATCGCCGAAGAAGCCGTCGCCCAGCGCCAGCCGTTCTTCGAGCTGGCTCGGCGTTCTTACGATGACGTCTACCGGGACCGGTAGCTCGAGCGCGGCGCGGGCCCGAGCCGCGGCCTCGACGGGCCCCTCTTCCGCGGCGTCGAGGACGATTAAAATGTCTACGTCGCTGTCGGGCGTCTCCTCGCCGGCCGCGTACGAGCCGAAAACCTTGACGGAAACCAGCCTCTCGCCGAACAATCGGCGTAAGGTTTCGGCTATGGTCGCGAAAATTTCTTCCTTAACCATTACGTTGTCAATATAGCATACTTCGACGGCGCGTAGCCGTTTTTCAAACGCGCTTACCGAATCGCGTAGCCAGCGCCGCGAACGCCTCCTCGCTTCGCTTCATATTATCCCGCCACAGGCCCTTCGCGAGCACGACGCCGCGGTTGACCTCGCGGGCGCGCTCGCGCAGGCCGATGTCGCGGGCGGTTTTGATAATCGCCTCGGCCAGCGCCGCCGCGTCGTCGAGCGGGACCGACAAACCTACCGCCCCGGCCTCAAACCACTGCCGCGTCGCCGGGATGTCCGCCACCACCGGGAAGCAACCCGCCGCGAGCGCCTCCAGCAGCGATATGTTCGCGCCGTCGGAGCGCGACGTCGTCACGAAGATGTCGGCGTCGCGGAGCTGCGCCGCCACCTCCGCCGGCGGCACCGCCCCCAGGAACGAGACGCGCCCGGCGAAACCCATCTCCCGTACCCGCGCCTCGACCTTGGGCCGCAGGACGCCGTCGCTCAGGAAGACGAGGCGCGCGCGCGGCAGCGCCTCGAATACGGCGGCCAGCGCGGCGAGGAGTTGCTCGAAGTTGTACACCGGCTTGAAGTGGCGGGTGTGGATGATGACGACTTCCTCCGGGGGCCGGGGTGGCCGGGCGGTCATCGTGAAGACGTCCTCGTCGACGCCGAAATGGTTCACGACTACCTTGGCCGGGTCGCCGCCCAACGCGACGATGCGCGCCGTCATATGGTCCGCCATCGACGTGATGAGGTCCGCGCGCTTGAGGACGAACTCGACGCGCTTGCGGTGCAGCCACGACCAGTCCGGCTCGAGCAGGACGTCGGTCCCCCAGGCCGACGCCGCCACCGGCCTCACGCCGCATAACGCGCCCAGCGGCCCGTACGAGCCGAGCTCCTGCGCCGAGACGACGTCCGGGTCTATCGCCCGGGCGAGCTTGCGCACCGTCGGCAGGTGCGCGAGGTATTTGAACATGAAGGCCCGCGGCAGCCGACTTTCAATATAATAGGTCTTCCCCGGAACGGGCGGCCCGTCCTCGAACGTGATGAGGTGGCACTCGTGGCCCGCCTCGTGGAAGTACTCCACCCAGCGGTGGGTGTGGTTCAGCGAGCGGTCCGATAGGAAGAGTATCCTCATTCAAATGTGCCGCATGACGGGCAAAGGTCGGCCAGGACGCACGCGTCGCACGCGGGCCGCCGCGCGGCGCAGACGTCGCGGCCGTGGCGTATAAGGCCGAGGTGCAGCTCGCGCGCCTTGCCGGGCGGGCAATATTCGTCCCAGAATTTATGGGCCGCGGCCGCCGTCGCTTTCGCGCCGATGAAGCCGAGCCGTTTCGTCAATCTCAAGATGTGCGTGTCCACCGGGAAGACGTCCCGGCCGAACGAGAAGAGCAGGACGACGCGCGCCGTCTTGGCGCCGACGCCGGGCAGGCTCGTAAGCCACGCTTCCGCCTCGCCGTCGCCCATTTTATTTAAAAAGGACAGGTCCGTGTTGCCGCGCCGCTTCAGGACCTCTCGCGTCATCTCTTTGAGGTAGCGGGCCTTGACGCGCTCCAGGCCGCCGAGGCGGATACTTGCGGCGACGGCCCGAACGTTCGCCGTCGCGAGGTCGTCGAGCCGCGGGAACCGTTCCTGCAGCGAGGCGAAGGTCCGCGCGCTGTTCACGTCGGTGGTGTTCTGGCTGAGTACCGTTTGCACCAGCTCGTCGAAAGGGGGGCGGCGCCGCCGCCGGGGCGTACCGTACGCCGCGGCCAACCGGCGCGCTACTGCGGCGACGCGGCGTTTCGTTTCGGCGCGTTGTGCGGCCACGCGCGCATCATAACATAACCGCCGTTCGCCGCCAACGCCCTCCGTCCGCCGGCGTAGATTTGACTTCCGGCCACGGCCTACCGCTGTTAATATGCAGGCCGTTATGTTCGCCTCCCGCCGTTTCCCGGCCGCGGCCTTCGTAGTCGCGCTGTTCTTCGTCTCCGGCGCCGCCGGCCTGGTGTACGAGGTCGTCTGGATGCAGATGCTGGCGGTGACGCTGGGCGGGACGGCGCCGGCGGTGGCCGCGGTGCTGGCGGCGTTCATGGGCGGCCTCGCCATCGGCAGCGCCCTCGGCGGCCGGGCGGTGGACCGGTTCGGCAGGCCGCTGTTATGGTACGCCGGCCTGGAGTTATTCGTCGGCCTGTACGCGCTCGCGTTCCCCTTTATTTACCGTGCCGCCGACGGCTTGTACTTCGCGGCGTACGAGCCGGGCGCGGCCGGCGCGCTGCACCTGCTGCGTTTCGGCGTCGCGTGTTTGCTCCTGCTGGCGCCGACGGCGGCGATGGGCGCGACGACGCCGGCGGTGGTCGCGGCGCTGCGGGCGTACGGCGGCGGCACGTCGCGGTCCTTTTCGGGGGCGTACGCCGCCAACACCGTGGGCGCGGCGACGGGGGTCTTGTTGGGCGGCTTCTGGCTGCTGTGGGCGGCGGGAGCGAGCCTGACGCTCAAGGTCACGGCCTCGGCGAACCTGGCCGTCGCGGTCGCGGCTTGCGTCGTCGCGCTGCGGTTTCGCCCGGGCGAGGGCGTCGCGGCCGAAGCGGCGCCGGCGGTCCCGCCCGGGCGAGGGGCGTCGACGTGGCGGGCGGCGGCCGCGGCCTTTATCGCCGGCGGCGCGGCGCTCGCGGCCCAGGTGCTCTGGACGCGGGCGCTGGCCAACGTCGTCGGCTCGGCGACGTACGCGTTCGCGGCCATGCTGGCGGTGATACTCCTGGCCATCGCCGCGGGCGCGGCGGTCCACCGCCGGCTGGGGCCGGAGGCGGGCGGCTCTTCGTTGTTCTACGGCGCGTGCTGCCTGGCGGCGGCGGCCGGCCTGGCGGCCAGCGTCGTCGCGCTCCGCGGAGCGCCCTATTTATTCCTGGTCGCGTACGGCGCCGCGGGCGGCGGCTTCGGCGTCGCGCTGGCGTTGGTGTTCGCCATAACCGCGCTCGTCCTCTTCGTACCCTCTTTCTTTTTGGGGATAATTTTGCCGGTGACGGTAGCGGCGGCGCGGCGACGGGAGGCCGGGACGCGCGTCGGCTACCTCTACGCCGCCAATACCACGGGCGCCATCGCGGGCAGCCTGGTCGGGACGTTTCTATTGCTGCCTTGGCTCGGGCCGGCGGGCGGCCTCCGCGCGGTGGCCCTGGCGGCGATAGCGGCGGCCTTCGTGTGGGGCGTCTCGCGGCGGCGCGTCGTCTGGCAAGGACCATTAGCCGCGCTGCTCGCGGCGTTGGTCGTCGTAGCGCCCGGGCCCAGCCGGCATACGCTCGCGCTCGGCGCCGGCATAAGCCCCGGCTACTATCTCGACGAGGAGGGCAAACCCGCCCTCGACGAAGCGGCGCAAGAGGAGTTGTTGTTCTACGAGGAAAGCGTCGACGCCTCGGTGGCCGTCATCTCCTACGGGTCGATTCGCTCGCTGAAGATAAACGGCAAGACCGTCGCCTCCACCAACTACGACGACGTGCGGGTCGAGCGGGCGTTGGGCGAGGTGCCGTTGCGGGAATTCAACGAGACACGCGTCGGCGGCCGCGACGGCGCCGAAGACGTGCTCGTTATCGGCCTCGGCACCGGCATCACGCTGGGCGCGATAACGGGCCATCCGTCGGTCCGCAGTATCGTTTGTGTGGAAATCAACCCGGCCGTCCCGGCGGCGTCCCGCCTCTTCGACGGCGCCAGCGGCGCCCCGTTGGACGACCCCCGCGTCGAGCTAATCCGCGAGGACGGCCGCTCGTACGTCCTCGGCACCGGCAAACGGTTCGGCGTCATAACGTCCGACCCCATCCACCCGTGGACCAAGGGCTCGTCGTCGCTTTTTACGGTCGAGCATTTCCGCAACTGCGCGCGCATCCTGAAACGCGGCGGCGTGATGGCGCAGTGGCTGCCGTTGTACCAGCTCGCGCCGGCCGATTACCTGACCGCCGTCCGCTCCTTCGCCGGCGCTTTCGACTACGTCAGGTTGTACTACACCGGCCGCGACACGGTCCTGGTCGGCTCGACGTCGCCCTGGCTCGAGAAGAAGAAAACGCGACCTTATTTGATCGCGAGCGACGAGGCCGTCCGTACGTTGGTCGCCGACGCGGAGGCCAATACCGAGGACCGGTTGATTCTGGAGTACACGGCGCCGCACGCCCTCTACGAGAAGACGGACGCGGACAATCTCGCGACGTTGGCGGACTTGCGGCTCGAGGGGGGCGACGACCGGTATCGCGCGGTTACGGCGTTGGTCGAAGGCCGGCTGGCGTACTTGAGGGATGCGGAGGACGAGGCCGTGGCGGCGTACCGCCGGGGCCTGGCGCTTTGGCCCGAGAACGAGGACCTCCGCCAGGCGCTGGCCGATATTTATTTCGAGCGGGGAATGGCGGCCGCGGAGGCCGGCGACGCGGCCCGCGCGCGGGAGTGGTTCCGCGCCGTGCTCGCGCTTACGCCGGGCGACGAGGCCGCGGCGGCTAACGTCGAGGCTTTGGGGGGGTAGGCGCGAGGCCCGCGGCGTCGAGCAACGTCTGCAGTTGGCCCGGGCGGTCGTAGGGCCAGATGAATTCGGCGGCGGCCTCGTGGGCGCGGGCCGCGACGTCGGCGGCGAGTCCCGGATTACGCAAAACGAAAATTATCCGCTCGGCCAGCGCCTCCGGGTCGTCCGGTCGCGCGAGGAAGCCCGTCTCGCCGTCGCGGACGAGGAAGGGGACGCCCCCCACCGCCGCGGCCACCACCGGCACGCGGGCCCACATCGCCTCCAGTACGCTGTTGGGGTGGTTGTCGTCGCGGGTGGAGTTGACCATCAACGTCGCCCTTTGCAGGTGCGGCATAAGGTCTTGGTGGGGGAGGAATCCGTGGAACCGCACGCGGCCCGGCGCGACCTCCTCGGCCAGGCGCTCGAGCTTGGGCCGGTCCACGCCGTCGCCGCACAGGTGGAGCTCGGCCTCGGGGAACTCGCGGACGACTTTTCCGAACGCGCGCACTACTATGTCTACGCCGCCGACGTAGTCGTGCCGCCGGGGACACAGGATGAGCGGCGGCCCTTCGGCCTCGGCCGCGTTGGCGGGCAGCCGCGACACGTCCACGATATCGGGGACGACGCGGGCCCGCATCCCGAAGCCGGCGAATACGCCCTGCAAGTAGCGGCCCGGGACGACGACGGCCCGGGCGAGCCGGGAGATGGGGCGGACGAGCCATCCCCACTTTCGGAAGAAAAACCGCGCCAGGCCGCCTTTATACATCAATATCGCCGGCACGCCGAAGAGCCGCGCGGCGGCGAGCGGCACCGCCGAGAAAGCGAAGAACGACGCGTACGAGCCGCCGAAGATGAGCGCCAGGTCGCAGCGCCGCAGCTTACGCAGCTCGCGCAGAACGCGTAAGAAGCGCAGCGAACGCGGCTTGCGCCGGCCGAAGGGGTTGGTATTTATCGTGACGACTTGCGCGCCGTCCCGGGCCAGGATTTCGGCGAGCATCCGGGCCTGGTGCGGCATTCCGCCGGGCGGCGGCGGGAACGCGGCGACGAGCGCGATTTTGACTTTGGGCGGCACGACCAATTTATCCTTGATATTTAGTCGTTTTTAACATAAACATTCTATAAGGTATACCCGTAAAAGTCAAATGTCGCGGCGACGACGGGCCGCGGTAAGTTTATGAAGCCGAGAATAATATTGCTGATTTCGGCCTTAGCGGCGGGGAGCGCCGCCGGAGGTTGGTTCCAAAAAGCCGACTGGGTGGCGGCGGTGACGTACCACCAGGCCGAGGACGCGATCTACTTCGACACCACCGGCGAGCTGCCGCCGCAGGTGAAGGTCGTCGCCCAGGAAGACCCCAACCTGATAAAACTCGAGCTCGCCAACCTGCGTATAAACCCCCGCGTCTACACCTTATCGCCGCGCGACGGCGTCGTCCACGACATCCGGCTGGAGGGGTTCGAGGAGCGGGGCCGTTCGCGCCTGGAGGTAACCGTGGACCTCGCCAAGCCGTTCGAGTACGAGCTCGAGCGGCGCCAGGTGGAGGGCGACGTCTCGCAGGTATTATTGCGATTGACCAACGTCGACGTGAAGCGCACCCAACCGGACGTCGCCGGGAAAGCGCCGCTGTACGCCCGCCCCGCGGCCGGCGCCCAAATAGTGGCGTACGTCCACTACCACGCCCGCGTCGAAGTGTACGACTATGCCAAGACGATGTATCTGGTCAAGGCGCCCGACGGGACGCTGGGCTGGGTCCGCGGCGAGAATTTGAAGATAGAGGGCGAAAACCCCTTCGTAGAAAAGGAACCCCTTCCGATACCCGCCACGCCGCGGAGCGAGATAATCGCCACCGCCAAGAAGTATCTGGGCGTGCCGTACGTCTGGGGAGGCACGTCGGCCGACGGCTTCGACTGCTCGGGGCTGGTGCAAATGGTCTTCGCCGAGAACGGCGTATCGCTGCCGCGGGGTTCCGGCGACCAGTACCGCAAAGGCCGCAAGGTCCCCGAGAGCAGGATGAGGCCCGGCGACCTGGTGTTCTTCCGGACCTATACCTCCGGGCCGTCGCACGTGGGCATCTACGCCGGCGACGGCAAGTTCATCCACGCCGAATCGTCGCCGCGCGGCGTTACCGTCACGCCGCTGAGCCAGCCGTATTGGGACGAGCGCTTCCTCGGCGCGCGAACGTGGCTCGCGGACTAGTCGTATTTTTCGCAGAACGAAACCCTGGCGATTCTAATAGTATTAAGACGTTACGTCGGCGGCGCAAATAACGCTTGGCGCGATATTCGGCCGTATGTTATAGTGGCGCAATCGGGCCGTGCCCCTCTTCGGCGCGGCGGCGTTGTATTTATTTCCGGCGCGGAGGTGCTTTGTCGTGGTGATTAAATTGAATATCCCGGTGGAAGACGCCGACGTCGTCAAGAATTTGAAGGCCGGGGAAGAAGTGCTGCTGACCGGCCGCATGTACACCGCGCGCGACGCCGCCCACAAGCGGCTTATCGATCTCCTCGATAAGGGCGAGCCGCTGCCGGTCGACCTGAACGGCGCGTGCATTTACTACGTCGGGCCGTCGCCGGCGCGCCCCGGCAACGTCATCGGCTCGGCGGGGCCCACTACCTCGGGCCGCGTCGACCCCTACACGCCCAGGCTGCTGGAGCAGGGCTTGAAGTTGATGGTCGGCAAGGGCAAGCGGAACGACGACGTAAAGAAGGCCATTAAAAAATACGGCGCGGCGTACCTGGCCGCCACCGGCGGCGCCGCGGCGCTGCTGGCCGACCGCATCAAGGCCGCGAAGGTGGTCGCGTACGAGGACCTGGGCCCGGAGGCCATCCGCGAGCTGACGGTGGAGGACTTCCCGGCGGTGGTCGTGAACGACGCGGCCGGCGGCGACGCGTTCGTCGAGGGCGCGAAGAAGTACAACCGCGAATAGATGTCGGCGGACGAGAAGGAAACGGGTAGCGTAAGCCGGCGCGAGTTTTTGAAAGCCGGCGCCGCCGCGGGCGCGTTCGCGGTCCTGGCGGGCGCGTTCCCGGAGGTGGTGTGGGCCGAGGAGCCCGGGCGGCCGGACCTCTCCGGCCTGGGCGACCTTATCAACCCGTACGACGTGGCCGTGGCGCTCGATGGAACGGTGTACGTCGCCAACGCCGGCCGCTACGGCGTCGTGCGGCTCGCCGCCGGCGAGGGCCGCTACCTGGGCACCGGCCCGGGTACCGCCGACGGCCGGTTCAACTTCCCGATGGGCGTGGACGCGGCCGCCGACGGCGGCGTCTTCGTCGCCGACACCAACAACGGCCGCGTTCAAGTGTTCGACGCCGCCGGCGTTCACGTTCGCTCCTTCGGCCGGCTGGGCTACCTCGACGGCGAGTTCCTCCGGCCGAAGAGCGTTTGCCGCTACGAGGCCGGCGTGCTCGTGGCCGACACCCGCAACCACCGCGTCCAATACGTCGACCTGCATAGCACGAGGCTGGCCTCCGACGAGCCGGTGACGCGGGCCATCCTGGGCGGCCTGGGCGACGGCCCCACCGACCTCAAGCTGCCGCGGTACGTCGCGGCCGACGCCGAGAAGCGCATCTACGTCGCCGACGCCGGCCACGCCGTCGTGAAAATTTTCAACCTCGACGGCGACGTGACGGCGACGCTCGGCCGGGGCGAATTGGCGGAGCCGGCGGGCATCGCGGCCGAGGACGGGACGACCTTCGTCGCGGACGCCGGCGGGGCGCGCGTGTTGGCGTTCGATAACGACGGCCGCAAGCTCGGCGCGCTTAAAGGTTTGGCTGGTTTGAAAGAACCGCGCGGCGTCGCGCTGGCCGACGGGTACCTGCTGGTCGCGGACCCCAAGGCGGCGCGCGTCTTCATAACCGAGGTTTGACGTTGTGACCGGCGACTACGGCATATTGTTCTACGGCACCTCGGCGCTCCTTCTGAGCGCGATGGTCGGCCTGGAGGTCTACCGCCTACGGGCCGGGAAGCGCGGCCGCTTCCGGCGCTTCGTCGCCGACGAGGCCGCCTTCGGCCTGGCGCCGCGCAGCGCGGAAGTCGAGCTCGACGACGGCCGCGTGGTCGAAGCCACGGTCCCCGGCTGCACGCAGTGCGTCTGCCGCTTCAAGGCCGGCGACGCGGTAGTGGTCACGACGGCCGCGGGGCGCTATTACGTCGGCGCCGGCGTAGGGCGCACCCGCCGGCCCGGGCGCGAGTGCGCGCGCGGAAACGCCGAGGACGCCTCTTCGTAAAGATATTCCAAAAATGGGGTTTTACGCTTAACGCTCCCTTATGGCTTTCACGGTAATAGGATACGTTACCCTCGCGGTCTTCGTCGTCGTCCTGGTCCTGACGCTCTTCAGGAAGATAAACCTTCCCATTCAAACCGTTCTCATCCTCATCACGCTGTTCAACGTCGCCGTGGCCGTCGTCTACCGGCTGACGGTGGAGGGGCGCCCGGGCGCGCTCCTCGTGGGTAGCGAGCTCCTGAGCGGCATCATCCTCCACCCCATAACGGCGCTTCTGGCGGGGCTTTTCCTGGCCGGCGCGCTCACGGCCTCGGGCGGCTTCGACGCGCTGAAGGTCATCATCGAGTGGTTGAAGAAGACGCCGCTGGGGCTGCCGGGCGCGATGGTCATCCTTATCAACCTGCCGCTCATCGCGATGTTGCCCTGCGGCCGCATCCTGGGCGCGGCGCTCTTGCCGCTGCTGTTTGCCTTCGGCCCGGAGGAGATGAGGGTCGTTTCCAAGGGCCAGCTCATCGTCCTCATCGGCGCCTTCGCGCGCAACGCCTTCGGCTCGTGCGGGCCCTCGCCCATCGGCGGCGTGGGGCAAATAGGCGAGGGCTTCCTGGGCGCGCACTTCGCGACCGCGAGCCTGGGCATCCTGCGCGGGCCGCAGTCGTTCGCGCTGCTGCTCGGGACCGCGTTTATGGCGCTGTTCCTCAAGATAATCACGACGCGGATTTACCCGGAGGACTCGGCGCTCCGCGACGCCGCTCCCGGCGAGGCGACCGAGGCGCCCAAGGCCAAGGCGCCGACGCGCGGGTACGTCTCGCTGGTCATCTTCGCCGTCGCGCTGCTGGTCTCGATATTCCAACCCTTCGGCAAGTACCCGGTGCAGACGGTCCTCGTCGCGGCGTGCCTCCTTATAATGCTCCTGTGCCGCGTCAAGCTCACGGACCTCATGGCCGGCATATTGCTCATGCCGGTGACGGCGATGGCGGCGGGCTTCCTGGCCGCGGGCTCGCTCTACCTGACGGGCGGCTTCGACGCTCTCAGCAGTCTGCTCAAGGGGCTGTCCGACTTCCGCGTGCTGGGCGTCGCCGGCATGCTCGCCATCTTCGTCCAGATTCAAACCATAATGCCGCTGAGCTGCTCGCGCATCTTGACCGCGGCGCTGGTGCCGACGCTGTACCTCTTCGGCCCCGCCGGCTTCGGCCTCGTGAACTGGAGCCAGCTCGCCATCGTGATGTCGGCCTATATGATCAACGCCACGACGTCGTGCGCGCCGTCGCCGTTGGGCGGCGCCGGGATGATGGCGGAGGGGACGCTGCGCGCCGAGACCGGCTACCTCAAGGGGGCGTTCTCGTTCGCGGCCATGGCGGTGATGGCCCCACTTGCGGCGATCTTCATGAAGTTCATCAACCTCGAGATCTTCACGCCCGAGGGCTTCACGCAGAACCTGCCGGCGCTGCTCGCGGGCGCCGCGGTCGTCGTGATAATCAACTTGATTATGATTAAGCTCGTCGGCGCGCTCGCCGGGACGAACATCCAGCGCGGGTGGAACGTCCAGTTCGGCGTCTTCTTGTTGATGGGCGCGCTGGCGGGCGCGATGCTGGCCTATGCGCTGTACGATTTCGCCTGGGGCGCGGCGGCGCAGGGGGCCTTCGGCGGCCTGGTCGCGGCGCTGCTCATCGGCGTTATGACGCCCAGGGCGGTTAACGTTCCGAAGACGTAAGGCCGCGGGCAACGGTACGACGCAGGCCGCCGTATTAGCGGCGGCTTTTTAGCCTACGAACGGCGGAATAGTGGCGAGTTTTCTCTTCGTTATAAAGGGTACCGCGCTGGTCGAGCGCTACGGCGTGATGATGCTGGCCGCGGCCCTCAAGCGCGCG belongs to bacterium and includes:
- a CDS encoding endonuclease III, with the translated sequence MAAQRAETKRRVAAVARRLAAAYGTPRRRRRPPFDELVQTVLSQNTTDVNSARTFASLQERFPRLDDLATANVRAVAASIRLGGLERVKARYLKEMTREVLKRRGNTDLSFLNKMGDGEAEAWLTSLPGVGAKTARVVLLFSFGRDVFPVDTHILRLTKRLGFIGAKATAAAAHKFWDEYCPPGKARELHLGLIRHGRDVCAARRPACDACVLADLCPSCGTFE
- a CDS encoding ribonuclease H-like domain-containing protein, which gives rise to MADARDFRAKLREIARARARGESPPRPQPPADNVVALEQLWPASRAEGFWRCRPEWPKGYPPPEIPPTFIGTFAAFDVESLGRTPKPLFLVGFGRMSADGVAFEQYLAGHPDEEGAVLQATARALADADVLLSYNGRTFDLPIIRDRLRWWRLPYEEPRRHVDLLWLVRKYYKERCDMPACGLAEAERYVLGVQRPADIYSSQVPELYERYVKIGDARPLEPVLRHNLYDVAATLLLSLKMEEDVRGELEDEADNWADTEDLF
- a CDS encoding nucleotidyltransferase domain-containing protein gives rise to the protein MVKEEIFATIAETLRRLFGERLVSVKVFGSYAAGEETPDSDVDILIVLDAAEEGPVEAAARARAALELPVPVDVIVRTPSQLEERLALGDGFFGDIESTGLEISEATR
- a CDS encoding HEPN domain-containing protein; translation: MKPLAEEWLSKADEDFRVAERELAAEPPAFAAVCFHAQQAVEKAMKALLVDFGVDFPRTHDLKFLLDLIKNNTPIFNDLEEALVNLSVSAVEVRYPGSKPDRHLAEKAVDVMRDFFSVFSESFPRG
- a CDS encoding SH3 domain-containing C40 family peptidase, producing the protein MKPRIILLISALAAGSAAGGWFQKADWVAAVTYHQAEDAIYFDTTGELPPQVKVVAQEDPNLIKLELANLRINPRVYTLSPRDGVVHDIRLEGFEERGRSRLEVTVDLAKPFEYELERRQVEGDVSQVLLRLTNVDVKRTQPDVAGKAPLYARPAAGAQIVAYVHYHARVEVYDYAKTMYLVKAPDGTLGWVRGENLKIEGENPFVEKEPLPIPATPRSEIIATAKKYLGVPYVWGGTSADGFDCSGLVQMVFAENGVSLPRGSGDQYRKGRKVPESRMRPGDLVFFRTYTSGPSHVGIYAGDGKFIHAESSPRGVTVTPLSQPYWDERFLGARTWLAD
- a CDS encoding glycosyltransferase family 4 protein; the protein is MPPKVKIALVAAFPPPPGGMPHQARMLAEILARDGAQVVTINTNPFGRRKPRSLRFLRVLRELRKLRRCDLALIFGGSYASFFAFSAVPLAAARLFGVPAILMYKGGLARFFFRKWGWLVRPISRLARAVVVPGRYLQGVFAGFGMRARVVPDIVDVSRLPANAAEAEGPPLILCPRRHDYVGGVDIVVRAFGKVVREFPEAELHLCGDGVDRPKLERLAEEVAPGRVRFHGFLPHQDLMPHLQRATLMVNSTRDDNHPNSVLEAMWARVPVVAAAVGGVPFLVRDGETGFLARPDDPEALAERIIFVLRNPGLAADVAARAHEAAAEFIWPYDRPGQLQTLLDAAGLAPTPPKPRR
- a CDS encoding fused MFS/spermidine synthase is translated as MQAVMFASRRFPAAAFVVALFFVSGAAGLVYEVVWMQMLAVTLGGTAPAVAAVLAAFMGGLAIGSALGGRAVDRFGRPLLWYAGLELFVGLYALAFPFIYRAADGLYFAAYEPGAAGALHLLRFGVACLLLLAPTAAMGATTPAVVAALRAYGGGTSRSFSGAYAANTVGAATGVLLGGFWLLWAAGASLTLKVTASANLAVAVAACVVALRFRPGEGVAAEAAPAVPPGRGASTWRAAAAAFIAGGAALAAQVLWTRALANVVGSATYAFAAMLAVILLAIAAGAAVHRRLGPEAGGSSLFYGACCLAAAAGLAASVVALRGAPYLFLVAYGAAGGGFGVALALVFAITALVLFVPSFFLGIILPVTVAAARRREAGTRVGYLYAANTTGAIAGSLVGTFLLLPWLGPAGGLRAVALAAIAAAFVWGVSRRRVVWQGPLAALLAALVVVAPGPSRHTLALGAGISPGYYLDEEGKPALDEAAQEELLFYEESVDASVAVISYGSIRSLKINGKTVASTNYDDVRVERALGEVPLREFNETRVGGRDGAEDVLVIGLGTGITLGAITGHPSVRSIVCVEINPAVPAASRLFDGASGAPLDDPRVELIREDGRSYVLGTGKRFGVITSDPIHPWTKGSSSLFTVEHFRNCARILKRGGVMAQWLPLYQLAPADYLTAVRSFAGAFDYVRLYYTGRDTVLVGSTSPWLEKKKTRPYLIASDEAVRTLVADAEANTEDRLILEYTAPHALYEKTDADNLATLADLRLEGGDDRYRAVTALVEGRLAYLRDAEDEAVAAYRRGLALWPENEDLRQALADIYFERGMAAAEAGDAARAREWFRAVLALTPGDEAAAANVEALGG
- a CDS encoding NHL repeat-containing protein is translated as MSADEKETGSVSRREFLKAGAAAGAFAVLAGAFPEVVWAEEPGRPDLSGLGDLINPYDVAVALDGTVYVANAGRYGVVRLAAGEGRYLGTGPGTADGRFNFPMGVDAAADGGVFVADTNNGRVQVFDAAGVHVRSFGRLGYLDGEFLRPKSVCRYEAGVLVADTRNHRVQYVDLHSTRLASDEPVTRAILGGLGDGPTDLKLPRYVAADAEKRIYVADAGHAVVKIFNLDGDVTATLGRGELAEPAGIAAEDGTTFVADAGGARVLAFDNDGRKLGALKGLAGLKEPRGVALADGYLLVADPKAARVFITEV
- a CDS encoding Fe-S-containing hydro-lyase, with protein sequence MVIKLNIPVEDADVVKNLKAGEEVLLTGRMYTARDAAHKRLIDLLDKGEPLPVDLNGACIYYVGPSPARPGNVIGSAGPTTSGRVDPYTPRLLEQGLKLMVGKGKRNDDVKKAIKKYGAAYLAATGGAAALLADRIKAAKVVAYEDLGPEAIRELTVEDFPAVVVNDAAGGDAFVEGAKKYNRE
- a CDS encoding glycosyltransferase, producing MRILFLSDRSLNHTHRWVEYFHEAGHECHLITFEDGPPVPGKTYYIESRLPRAFMFKYLAHLPTVRKLARAIDPDVVSAQELGSYGPLGALCGVRPVAASAWGTDVLLEPDWSWLHRKRVEFVLKRADLITSMADHMTARIVALGGDPAKVVVNHFGVDEDVFTMTARPPRPPEEVVIIHTRHFKPVYNFEQLLAALAAVFEALPRARLVFLSDGVLRPKVEARVREMGFAGRVSFLGAVPPAEVAAQLRDADIFVTTSRSDGANISLLEALAAGCFPVVADIPATRQWFEAGAVGLSVPLDDAAALAEAIIKTARDIGLRERAREVNRGVVLAKGLWRDNMKRSEEAFAALATRFGKRV